The following proteins are encoded in a genomic region of Corylus avellana chromosome ca4, CavTom2PMs-1.0:
- the LOC132178925 gene encoding pentatricopeptide repeat-containing protein At4g33990 isoform X1, which yields MKSYILPLTCKGRHLSEFRPLIQARWSFFPAATTSLQFTSDGFKNENKDIDLNLLFLSCTKVHLAKRLHALLVVSGKVQDVLLSTRLVNLYANLGDVSFARYTFNQIHKKNIFTWNSMLSAYARTGRFREVVNCFYQFLLTSGLRPDSYTFPPVLKACGNLVDGKKMHCWVLKLGFEWDVFVAASLVHMYSRFGFLCVARKLFNNMPVRDMGSWNAMISGFCQNGNAAEALDLLDEMRLEGVKMDRVTVSSLLPVCALSGDMLIGMLIHLYVIKHGLEFDVFVSNALINMYAKFGRLGHAQRIFDEMEVRDLVSWNSIIAACEQNDDPISALGLFNKMHLTGIQPDLLTGVSLASIFAQLCDRQNSRSVHGFIVRRGWLMEDVVIGNAVVDMYAKLGAIDSARTVFEGLPVKDVISWNTLITGYAQNGLASEAIEVYSMMEEHKEIIPNQGTWVSILPAYSHVGALQQGMRIHGRVIKNCLYLDVFVGTCLIDLYGKCGRLDDAMSLFYQVPRKSSVSWNAVISCHGIHGHGEKALKLFNEMVDEGVKPDHVTFVSLLSACSHSGLVDEGQLCFHVMQDEYGIKPRLKHYGCMVDLLGRAGRLEMAYNFIKNMPIQPDASVWGALLGACRIHGNFDLGSFASDRLFEVDSENVGYYVLLSNIYANIGKWEGVDKVRSLARDRGLKKTPGWSSIEVNNKVDVFYTGNQTHPKCDEIYKELKVLTEKMKSLGYVPDNSFVLQDVEDDEKEHILISHSERLAIVFGIISTPPKSTIRIFKNLRVCGDCHEATKFISRITEREIIVRDSNRFHHFKDGICSCGNYW from the exons ATGAAAAGCTACAT ATTGCCACTAACCTGCAAAGGTAGGCATCTTTCCGAATTTCGGCCATTGATTCAAGCCCGTTGGTCTTTCTTTCCAGCAGCCACAACTTCTCTGCAATTCACATCAGATGGCTTCAAAAATGAGAACAAAGACATTGATCTCAATCTCTTATTCTTATCCTGCACAAAAGTGCACCTTGCAAAGCGCCTTCATGCCCTTCTTGTGGTCTCAGGGAAAGTTCAAGACGTCTTACTCTCCACCAGGCTTGTCAATCTTTATGCCAACCTTGGTGATGTCTCATTTGCTCGCTACACTTTTAATCAGATTCacaaaaagaatatttttacCTGGAATTCAATGTTATCTGCATATGCTCGCACTGGACGTTTCCGTGAAGTTGTGAATTGTTTTTATCAGTTTTTGTTGACCTCTGGTCTTCGACCTGATTCCTACACTTTTCCGCCTGTGTTAAAAGCTTGTGGAAATCTAGTTGATGGGAAGAAGATGCATTGCTGGGTTCTAAAGCTGGGCTTTGAGTGGGATGTCTTTGTGGCTGCTTCTTTGGTTCATATGTATTCCCGGTTCGGCTTCTTATGTGTTGCACGTAAATTGTTCAATAATATGCCGGTTCGAGATATGGGCTCTTGGAATGCAATGATTTCTGGGTTTTGTCAAAATGGAAATGCTGCAGAGGCATTGGACCTCTTGGATGAGATGAGATTGGAGGGGGTAAAGATGGATCGAGTAACTGTCTCAAGTCTACTTCCTGTTTGTGCACTATCAGGTGATATGTTAATTGGGATGCTGATTCATTTATATGTCATAAAGCATGGACTGGAATTCGATGTGTTTGTGTCCAATGCCTTGATTAACATGTATGCCAAATTTGGTCGCTTGGGGCATGCACAAAGGATTTTTGATGAGATGGAGGTGAGAGATTTGGTTTCATGGAACTCAATAATTGCTGCCTGTGAGCAGAATGATGATCCAATTTCTGCACTTGGACTTTTTAATAAGATGCATTTAACAGGGATTCAGCCTGATTTGCTGACAGGAGTGAGTTTGGCTTCTATTTTTGCTCAATTATGTGATCGTCAAAATAGTAGGTCTGTTCATGGATTCATTGTCAGGAGAGGTTGGCTTATGGAAGATGTTGTCATTGGAAATGCAGTTGTGGACATGTATGCGAAATTAGGTGCTATAGATTCTGCTCGTACAGTTTTTGAAGGACTTCCTGTCAAAGATGTGATCTCATGGAATACTTTAATCACAGGTTATGCTCAAAATGGTCTTGCAAGTGAGGCAATTGAAGTGTACAGTATGATGGAGGAGCACAAAGAGATAATTCCTAACCAAGGGACTTGGGTAAGCATTCTACCAGCATATTCCCATGTAGGAGCCTTACAACAAGGAATGAGAATTCATGGGCGGGTGATTAAGAACTGTCTCTACTTGGATGTCTTCGTTGGTACCTGCCTCATTGACTTGTATGGAAAATGTGGGAGATTAGATGATGCAATGTCCTTATTCTATCAAGTGCCCAGGAAGAGTTCGGTTTCTTGGAATGCCGTAATATCCTGCCATGGAATTCATGGGCATGGCGAGAAAGCTCTGAAGCTATTTAATGAAATGGTAGATGAGGGGGTGAAGCCAGATCATGTAACCTTTGTATCTTTACTGTCAGCTTGTAGCCATTCAGGTTTGGTTGATGAGGGTCAACTGTGCTTTCATGTGATGCAAGACGAATATGGGATCAAGCCTCGTTTGAAGCACTATGGCTGCATGGTAGATTTGCTTGGTCGAGCTGGACGTCTAGAAATGGcttacaattttataaaaaatatgccTATACAGCCTGATGCTTCTGTCTGGGGCGCTCTTCTTGGTGCTTGTAGAATACATGGAAATTTTGACCTAGGTTCATTTGCTTCAGATCGCTTGTTTGAGGTTGATTCGGAGAATGTTGGCTACTATGTTTTGTTATCCAATATTTATGCAAATATTGGGAAATGGGAGGGAGTGGATAAAGTGAGATCATTGGCCAGAGATAGGGGATTAAAGAAGACACCTGGGTGGAGCTCAATCGAAGTGAACAATAAAGTCGATGTCTTCTATACTGGAAACCAAACCCATCCAAAATGTGACGAAATATACAAGGAGCTGAAGGTTCTGACTGAAAAAATGAAGAGCCTTGGTTATGTTCCCGACAATAGCTTTGTGTTGCAGGATGTTGAGGATGATGAGAAGGAGCATATCCTCATAAGTCATAGTGAGAGACTGGCAATTGTGTTCGGAATCATTAGCACCCCTCCCAAAAGCACCATTCGGATTTTCAAGAACTTGCGGGTTTGTGGTGACTGCCACGAGGCAACAAAATTCATATCTAGGATTACTGAGAGAGAGATCATCGTGAGGGATTCGAACCGTTTCCATCACTTCAAGGATGGAATTTGCTCTTGTGGCAATTATTGGTGA
- the LOC132178926 gene encoding uncharacterized protein LOC132178926: MSKPQGPPRPLYKQHSWTPDTRREEAWLRRKGKYAGDRIRRNKSLSDEDLEELKGCIDLGFGFAVESPDVDQKLSETIPALGLYYAVNRQYSNSMSRSSSSSSMTSDSEIESPGVIINQGDDAELVKTRLRQWAQVVACVARQSS; encoded by the exons ATGTCGAAGCCTCAGGGGCCGCCGCGGCCTCTCTACAAGCAGCACTCGTGGACGCCCGACACGCGCCGCGAGGAGGCGTGGTTGAGGCGCAAGGGCAAGTACGCCGGCGACCGCATCCGCCGTAACAAGAGCCTGTCGGACGAGGACTTGGAGGAGTTGAAGGGCTGCATCGATCTCGGGTTCGGGTTCGCGGTGGAATCGCCGGATGTGGATCAGAAGCTGTCGGAGACCATCCCGGCTCTGGGGCTTTACTACGCTGTTAACCGGCAGTACAGTAACAGCATGTCGaggtcgtcgtcgtcgtcgtcgatGACTTCCGATAGCGAAATCGAAAGCCCCGGCGTCATAATAAATCAAG GTGACGATGCTGAGCTGGTAAAGACGAGATTACGGCAGTGGGCTCAGGTGGTTGCTTGCGTAGCACGCCAATCCTCTTAA
- the LOC132178925 gene encoding pentatricopeptide repeat-containing protein At4g33990 isoform X2, which yields MFRLPLTCKGRHLSEFRPLIQARWSFFPAATTSLQFTSDGFKNENKDIDLNLLFLSCTKVHLAKRLHALLVVSGKVQDVLLSTRLVNLYANLGDVSFARYTFNQIHKKNIFTWNSMLSAYARTGRFREVVNCFYQFLLTSGLRPDSYTFPPVLKACGNLVDGKKMHCWVLKLGFEWDVFVAASLVHMYSRFGFLCVARKLFNNMPVRDMGSWNAMISGFCQNGNAAEALDLLDEMRLEGVKMDRVTVSSLLPVCALSGDMLIGMLIHLYVIKHGLEFDVFVSNALINMYAKFGRLGHAQRIFDEMEVRDLVSWNSIIAACEQNDDPISALGLFNKMHLTGIQPDLLTGVSLASIFAQLCDRQNSRSVHGFIVRRGWLMEDVVIGNAVVDMYAKLGAIDSARTVFEGLPVKDVISWNTLITGYAQNGLASEAIEVYSMMEEHKEIIPNQGTWVSILPAYSHVGALQQGMRIHGRVIKNCLYLDVFVGTCLIDLYGKCGRLDDAMSLFYQVPRKSSVSWNAVISCHGIHGHGEKALKLFNEMVDEGVKPDHVTFVSLLSACSHSGLVDEGQLCFHVMQDEYGIKPRLKHYGCMVDLLGRAGRLEMAYNFIKNMPIQPDASVWGALLGACRIHGNFDLGSFASDRLFEVDSENVGYYVLLSNIYANIGKWEGVDKVRSLARDRGLKKTPGWSSIEVNNKVDVFYTGNQTHPKCDEIYKELKVLTEKMKSLGYVPDNSFVLQDVEDDEKEHILISHSERLAIVFGIISTPPKSTIRIFKNLRVCGDCHEATKFISRITEREIIVRDSNRFHHFKDGICSCGNYW from the exons ATGTTCAG ATTGCCACTAACCTGCAAAGGTAGGCATCTTTCCGAATTTCGGCCATTGATTCAAGCCCGTTGGTCTTTCTTTCCAGCAGCCACAACTTCTCTGCAATTCACATCAGATGGCTTCAAAAATGAGAACAAAGACATTGATCTCAATCTCTTATTCTTATCCTGCACAAAAGTGCACCTTGCAAAGCGCCTTCATGCCCTTCTTGTGGTCTCAGGGAAAGTTCAAGACGTCTTACTCTCCACCAGGCTTGTCAATCTTTATGCCAACCTTGGTGATGTCTCATTTGCTCGCTACACTTTTAATCAGATTCacaaaaagaatatttttacCTGGAATTCAATGTTATCTGCATATGCTCGCACTGGACGTTTCCGTGAAGTTGTGAATTGTTTTTATCAGTTTTTGTTGACCTCTGGTCTTCGACCTGATTCCTACACTTTTCCGCCTGTGTTAAAAGCTTGTGGAAATCTAGTTGATGGGAAGAAGATGCATTGCTGGGTTCTAAAGCTGGGCTTTGAGTGGGATGTCTTTGTGGCTGCTTCTTTGGTTCATATGTATTCCCGGTTCGGCTTCTTATGTGTTGCACGTAAATTGTTCAATAATATGCCGGTTCGAGATATGGGCTCTTGGAATGCAATGATTTCTGGGTTTTGTCAAAATGGAAATGCTGCAGAGGCATTGGACCTCTTGGATGAGATGAGATTGGAGGGGGTAAAGATGGATCGAGTAACTGTCTCAAGTCTACTTCCTGTTTGTGCACTATCAGGTGATATGTTAATTGGGATGCTGATTCATTTATATGTCATAAAGCATGGACTGGAATTCGATGTGTTTGTGTCCAATGCCTTGATTAACATGTATGCCAAATTTGGTCGCTTGGGGCATGCACAAAGGATTTTTGATGAGATGGAGGTGAGAGATTTGGTTTCATGGAACTCAATAATTGCTGCCTGTGAGCAGAATGATGATCCAATTTCTGCACTTGGACTTTTTAATAAGATGCATTTAACAGGGATTCAGCCTGATTTGCTGACAGGAGTGAGTTTGGCTTCTATTTTTGCTCAATTATGTGATCGTCAAAATAGTAGGTCTGTTCATGGATTCATTGTCAGGAGAGGTTGGCTTATGGAAGATGTTGTCATTGGAAATGCAGTTGTGGACATGTATGCGAAATTAGGTGCTATAGATTCTGCTCGTACAGTTTTTGAAGGACTTCCTGTCAAAGATGTGATCTCATGGAATACTTTAATCACAGGTTATGCTCAAAATGGTCTTGCAAGTGAGGCAATTGAAGTGTACAGTATGATGGAGGAGCACAAAGAGATAATTCCTAACCAAGGGACTTGGGTAAGCATTCTACCAGCATATTCCCATGTAGGAGCCTTACAACAAGGAATGAGAATTCATGGGCGGGTGATTAAGAACTGTCTCTACTTGGATGTCTTCGTTGGTACCTGCCTCATTGACTTGTATGGAAAATGTGGGAGATTAGATGATGCAATGTCCTTATTCTATCAAGTGCCCAGGAAGAGTTCGGTTTCTTGGAATGCCGTAATATCCTGCCATGGAATTCATGGGCATGGCGAGAAAGCTCTGAAGCTATTTAATGAAATGGTAGATGAGGGGGTGAAGCCAGATCATGTAACCTTTGTATCTTTACTGTCAGCTTGTAGCCATTCAGGTTTGGTTGATGAGGGTCAACTGTGCTTTCATGTGATGCAAGACGAATATGGGATCAAGCCTCGTTTGAAGCACTATGGCTGCATGGTAGATTTGCTTGGTCGAGCTGGACGTCTAGAAATGGcttacaattttataaaaaatatgccTATACAGCCTGATGCTTCTGTCTGGGGCGCTCTTCTTGGTGCTTGTAGAATACATGGAAATTTTGACCTAGGTTCATTTGCTTCAGATCGCTTGTTTGAGGTTGATTCGGAGAATGTTGGCTACTATGTTTTGTTATCCAATATTTATGCAAATATTGGGAAATGGGAGGGAGTGGATAAAGTGAGATCATTGGCCAGAGATAGGGGATTAAAGAAGACACCTGGGTGGAGCTCAATCGAAGTGAACAATAAAGTCGATGTCTTCTATACTGGAAACCAAACCCATCCAAAATGTGACGAAATATACAAGGAGCTGAAGGTTCTGACTGAAAAAATGAAGAGCCTTGGTTATGTTCCCGACAATAGCTTTGTGTTGCAGGATGTTGAGGATGATGAGAAGGAGCATATCCTCATAAGTCATAGTGAGAGACTGGCAATTGTGTTCGGAATCATTAGCACCCCTCCCAAAAGCACCATTCGGATTTTCAAGAACTTGCGGGTTTGTGGTGACTGCCACGAGGCAACAAAATTCATATCTAGGATTACTGAGAGAGAGATCATCGTGAGGGATTCGAACCGTTTCCATCACTTCAAGGATGGAATTTGCTCTTGTGGCAATTATTGGTGA